Genomic DNA from Frondihabitans sp. PAMC 28766:
GCTGGCGGTCGGGCTGGTCGAAGTCGGGCGCCGAGTCGAGGAGGCCCTTCGTGTAGGGGTGACGCGGATCGCGCAGGACGTCCTTCACCTTGCCCGACTCGACGACGTGCCCGGAGTACATGACGGCGAGGTCGGTGCAGGTCTGGTTGACCACCGCGAGGTCGTGCGTCACGAAGGCCAGTGCAGTGCCGAGGTCGTCGCAGAGCCCCTCCAGCACTTTGAGCACCTGGTGCTGAACGGTCACGTCGAGAGCCGTGGTCGGCTCGTCGCAGAGGATCAGCTTGGGGTCGCACGAGACGGCCATCGCGATCATGATGCGCTGGCGCAGGCCGCCGGAGAGCTCGTGCGGGTAGGCACGGGCACGTCTCACCGGATCGGGGATCCCGGTCTTCGCCATCATCCGGATCGCGAGCTCCATCGCAGCCGCCTTGGAGAGGCCGAGGTGTCGCCTCGGCCCCTCCGCGATCTGCTCCCCGACGCGGATGACCGGGTTCAGGGCGGTCATCGGCTCCTGGAAGATCATGGCGATCTCGGGCCCCATCAGGGCCCGGCGCTCGATGGGCGGCATACCCACGAGCTCGCGGCCGTCGTAGCGGATGCTGCCCGAGAGCACCTCGACGCCCTTCGGCAGGAGGTCGGCGATCGCGCGGAGGGTGATGGACTTGCCGGATCCCGACTCGCCGACGATGCCGAAGCGCTCGCCCTTGGCGACGTCGAACGAGACGCCGTCGACGATCACCGTGTCGGCTCGCCCCTTGCGGCGGATTCCGACGCGGAGGTCGGTGACGCTGAGCAGCGTGTCGGCCATGGTCACTTCCTTCTTTCGGGGCTGAGGAGGTCGGAGAGCCCGTCGCCGAGCCATGAGAGCCCGAGGCTGGTGACGACGACGACTAGACCGGGGATGGTGGCCTGCTGCCACTGCGTCGTGATGAACTCTTGGCCGTCGTTGATCATCGAGCCCCACTCGGCGGTCGGCGGCGCGATTCCGAGCCCGAGGTAGCCCAGGGTGACGATCGCCATGATGTCCATGACGATGTCGCTCATCGCGTAGATGATCGCCTGCGACAGCACGTTCGGGCCTATGTGCCGCAGCATGATGCGGGCGTGCGACATGCCGCCGAGGCGGGCCGCGACCACGTAGTCCTGCTGCTTGGCCACCAGCACCTCGCCGCGCACGATCTTGGCGTACGACACCCACGAGACGGCGGCGATGGCGATGTAGATGCTGAACTCACCCGAGCCGAAGATGAAGACCAGGACGATCACCATCACGTAGAACGGGAAGGCGAAGAAGATGTCGACGATGCGCATCAGCACCGTGTCGAGCCAGCCGCCGAAGTAGCCGGCGATCCCGCCGATGAGGGTGCCGACGACGAACGGGATCAGCACGGCGAGGAAGCCGATGCGCAGGTCGACCCGGGCGCCCCAGATGAGACGGGAGAGCACGTCGCGACCGTACTTGTCGGTGCCGAGCCAGTGGGTCGCCGACGGCTTCGCCAGGGCGTTCTCGAGGTTCTGCTTGATGGGGTCGAACGGGGCGATGACGGGCGCCAGGATCGCGATCAGCACCAGAGCCCCGACGATGACGATGCCAGCCATCAGCGAGCGGTTGCGATACCAGGGCGTCAGTGCCCGTGAGCGATTGCTGCGGCGACGCGACTTGAAGCTGACGAGGGTCGCGGTGGGGGTGCTCATGCGCTCGCTCCGCTCAGGTCGACCCGCGGATCGAGCAGGGTGTAGACGACGTCGGTCAGGATGCCGACGACCACGACGAAGAGGGCGACGAACAACGTCACGCCCTGGATGGTCGGGAAGTCGCGGGTGAAGATCGAGTTGATCATCAGCGAACCGAGCCCGGGCAGGGCGAAGACCCGCTCGATGACCAGCGACCCGCCGACGAGGAAGCCGAGGTTCACGCCGACGACCGACACCGTGGGGATCGCCGCGTTGCGGAGCACATGGCCGCGGAAGAGCCCGACCCCGTAGGCGCCCTTCGACTTGGCCGTGCCGACGTACTCCGAGCCGAGCACGTTGATCATCGACGACCGGAGGCTGCGGATGATCGTCGGGCACATCGCGATCGCAAGGGTCAGCGACGGCAGGAACAGGTAGTAGAGGTGGTCGGCCGCCGACTGCCCGTAGCCGCCGACAGGGAAGAGCCGAACGGTCACGCCGAGCAGCAGGATCAGCATAATGCCGAGCCAGAACTGCGGCATCCCCTGGCCGAGCAGGGTGAAGCCGCGCACGCCGAGGTCGCGCGCGCCACCGGGGCGGAACGAGGCCAGCGCTGCGAGCGGGATACTGATCGCGAGCGCCAGGATCAGGGCGAACAGGAGCAGCGACAGCGTGACCGGGATGGCCTGCAGCACGAGGCCGACGACGGGCGTCTGATACGTCAGGCTCTCGCCGAGGTTGCCGCGGAACAGGTCGCCCAGGAAGATGAAGTACTGCTGCCACAGCGGCTTGTCGAGGCCGAGGTGCGCGCTGAGGGCGGCGACGCTCGCCTTCGTCGCGCGCTGCCCCAGCAGGGCGAGGGCGGCGTTGCCGGGCAGCAGGTGCGCCATGAAAAACACGATGAGCGTGACGCCCAGGGCGACGGGGATCGACTGGATGATGCGCCCGGGGATGAATCGCAGACGGTGGAGCATGTCGCGCCCTCCTCTCTCGGATGTGACCGATGCCTGTTTGTACTGTTTATTACAGTAAGGGGTATTTCTTTCGAACTTGTTACGTCGAGAAGACGAGTTGCGACTCGATCAGGCAGGCCGCCGAGAGCAGCGCCGCGTCGTCGCCGTACCGCCCCGCCAGCTGGAGACCGACGGGCAGGCCGGCCTCGGTCATGCCGCACGGGATCACGATCGCCGGCTGCCCGGTCATGTTGTACGGGCCCGAGAAGATGCCCTCGACCTCTCCTTCGGGAGTGTCGATCGGCGGCGTCCACTCGGGCGACACGAACGGCCCGGCAGGCCCGAGCAGGACGTCACAGTCGTCCAGAAGGGCGGCAGCCTCCGGCAGCAGCCGGTCGCGCTCTCTCAGCGCCTCGGCGTAGTCGGCCGCAGTCACTCGCGAGGCCACCTCGAACAGCCGACGAGTCGCCCCACCGAAGTGCTCCGGCCGGGCCGTCATGGCCTCGCCGTGCACCTGCCACGCCTCGAACAGGATGATCGCGGCGATCGAGTCGTTCAGCCGGTCGAGGGGCGCGCTGTCGATGTCGACGAGACGGTTCCCCTCCCCCAGTCTCTCGATCGCGGCGTCGACGGCGAGCCGCACGTCGACGTCGAGCCGCTCGTCGTCGAGCTGCGATCGCAGGATGCCGATGGTAAGGGATTCAGGCGGGCCGGCGACCTGCATCCTGGTCAGCGCCTCGACCGCTGTGACCGTCGTGGCGACGTCGACGGCGAGCAGCCCGACGTGGTCGAGCGTCGGCGCGAGCGCCTGGACACCGTCGACCGAGAACGTGCCGTGGGTCGGCTTGAAGCCGACGACGCCGCAGTAGTGCGCGGGCAGGCGGATCGAGCCGCCGGTGTCGGTGCCGAGAGCCAGCGGCACGGCGCCCGCGCCGACGAGGGCCGCCGACCCTCCGCTCGAGCCGCCGGCAGTGAGGCCGGGAGCCCGGGGGTTGCGGGCCTCGGGGAGGTCGGGGTGCTGCGCCCCTGCGGCGTACTCGAGCAGTGCGGCCAATACGACGACGTCGGCTCCTGCCGCCCGGAGGTCGGCGACGATCGGTGCGTCGGCGGCGGCTGGCGGGCCGGCCATGTCGTCGGGGTTGCCGTTGCCGCGAGGCTGGCCTTCGACGTCGATCATGTCCTTGACCGCCACCGCGAGACCGTGGAGCGGGCCCGCGGGGGCGGTCGAGGGCGACGAGGGGAGCACCCGGACGACCGCGTTCAGTGGGCGGCCGAGCTGTTCGACTCGGTCGCGAACCTCCTGCGATGCGTCCATGGTGCCCCTCTCGTCGTCGATGGCGGTGCTGGTGTCGCTGGTGCTGCTGATCCTGCTGCTAGCTCGTCTTGTAGACGTCCTGCAGCAGGTAGTTGCCGAGAGGCGTCACATGGAATCCCTTGACCTTGGTCGTCGTCGCGTAGACGTACGGCGAGTAGAAGAGGTAGTCCAAGAAGGCGTCCTTGCTCGTCTGCTGCTGGAGCTGCGTGTAGAGGTTCTGACGCTTGGTCGTGTCGGTCTCGACCTCCGCCTCCTTGTTCAGCTTGATGACGGCCGCGTTGTTGTACGACGTGAACGCCGAGTTCGATCCGCCGGAGGGGTCGACGGCGAAGCTCGTCCACTCGTCGGGGTCGGGGATGTCCATCGTCCACGCCGACCAGGCCATGTCGAAGTCCGACTTGAGCCGTGCCTGCTTGTTCGCCGTCGGGTCGAGCTGCTGGATCTTCATCGTGATGCCGATCGCCTTCAGCTCGGACTGCATGATCTGCGCGATCGAGGCCTGGTTCGGGTCGCCCGACGAGATGAGCAGCGTCGTCGTGAAACCGTTCGGCTTCGTCGACGCGGCCATCTCCTTCTTGGCGGCCGCGACGTCGTACTTGGCCCCGCCCGCGTTCGACGAGAAGTAGGGCACACCCGGCATGAGCAGCGAGTAGGCGGGCTTGCCGTTGCCGTAGAGCACGGCCTTGACCATGGCCTGGCGGTCTGTCGCCTCCGAGATCGCCGTGCGGATGTGCGGATCGTTGAACGGCGCGCGCTTCTGGTTAAAGGCGATGTAGTCGATCTGGGTCGACGGGAACGTCTCGGCGTTCACACCGCTCGCCGACTTGAGCGAGGCGAGGCTCGACCAGTCGGGAGTGTCGTCGATGTCGATCTGGCCGCCCTGCACCTGGAGCTTCCGGGTGTTGGCGTCGGGCACGACGTTCCAGGTGACGCTGCTGAGGTAGGGCTTGCCCTTCTGCCAGTAGTTCTTGTTGGCGGTGAGCTTCAGCGACTGCCCCTTCTTCCAGTAGTCCCAGACGTAGGGGCCGGTGCCGACGGGAGCCTTGTAGAACTCGGCCTTCGTCTTGCCGCCGTAGTTCGCGGGCACGATGCCGTTCGAGAACAGTGACAGGTCGGCGATGAGCGGGGCCCAGGCGTACTTCAGCTGGATGGTGACCGTGTTCGCGTCGGTCGCCGTGACGGTCTGGATGGCGGAGTTGATGAAGCCCCAGCCGGCGGCGCCGGTCGCGGTGTCCTGGTCGATCGAGAACTTCACGTCGGCGGCCGTGAGAGCCTTGCCGTTCGAGAACTTCACGCCCTTGCGGAGGTGGATCGTGTAGGTCTTCTTGTCGGCCGACATCGTGTAGCCGGTGGCGAGCCACGGTTGCAGCTTCGTGCCGTCGGCGCTCGCCTGGAACAGCGGCTCCATGATCTGCTCCATCACACGGATGGAGTTGTTGTCGAAGGTCGTCGTGTTGTCCATCGAGATGATGTCGGCCGAGCGGGCCATGACGAGGTTGCCGCCCTTCGTCGGCTTGCCGCTGCTCGAGGTCGAGCCGCCGCCGCCGGCACTGCAGCCGCTCAGCGTCAGCGCCGCGGCCGTGACCACTGCCGCGATCACTACTCCCAGGCGTTTCTTCATTGGATGCCTCACTACTTTCTGCACCTCGAGGGGTGCGGTGTCGCAGAACGTGTGGTGGAGGGGTGCGTATTGTTAGTTACAGTAACGGCAGATTTTTTCGATCTTGTTACGTTTGAAAGACAAGGTAATGAAACGGTGAACGATGTGACCCCGGCCGTTTCGCTGCGCCCATTCGCGCCCGACGACACCGACGACGTGCTCTCGTGGTTCGCCGATCTCGACGAACTGCGACTCTTCGCCGGTTTTGCGGCGACGTGGCCCCTCACTCGTGACGACCTCGAAGCACGGGCTCTCGCGCCGGGCGTGCGTTCGTTCACGATGACGATCGCCGACGACCCCGTCGCCGGCCATGTCGACCTGGTGGACGAAGGCGGGCACGTCTTCCGTCTCGCCCGCATCGCGATCGCGCCGTCGCTGCGCGGGCGACGTCTCGCCGTTCCCCTGGTCGAGGCCGCCATCGTCGAGGCGAGGGCCCTCGGCGCGCGCTCGCTGTCGATGCACGTCGTGCCGGGCAACGAGCCCGCATTCCGGGCCTACTCGCGCGTCGGCTTCCGGGCCGGCGAGCCCAACCCCGAGCAGCCGGGCTACGTGCGGATGACTCTCGACCTCTGAGCCTGCGGCGAGCGCCGTCTGTGTCGCCGACCGACACAGAACTGACACACACCCTCGCTAGCTTCGGCTCCGATCAGGCGCGCCCGGGCGCCCGACGGAATCGAGAAGACATGTCTGCTGCCTCCGACAAGAGACACGACGGCGCGGCCCGTCACGGCCGGCTCCCTCGCCGAAGCCCCGCCAAGACGGCGCTCAAGGCGATCGGAATCGCGGCCGTGGTCGCCGTGGTGGGTGCGGCATCGGCCGGCGGGATCGCCGCGTGGTCGCTGGCGCACAGCGCCGAGCCGTCGGTCGCGTTCCACGCGGCGGCACCGTCGGGCGCAGCGGTGCACAAGGCGCCCGCCCTCTCGGCCTTCAGCGGGGAGGTCAACATGCTCGTCGTGGCATCCGACACGCGCACGGGTCAGGGCGCAGGCTTCGACGACGCCGCGAACCTCCGCGGCAGCAGCGGCGTCGGCAACAACGACACCAACCTGCTCGTCCACATCAACCAGCAGCACACGAGCATGGCCGTGATCGATCTGCCCCGGGACCTGGTGGTGACGATGCCGGCCTGCGAAGACGACACGGGCACGGTCGAACCGGCTCGCACGGGCGTCATGCTCAACACGGCCCTCGCCGACGGCGGGGTGAACCACGGTCTCCAGTGCGTCGCCTCGGCCGTGGCCTCGCTGACCGGCGTGCAGATCGACTACGCGGCGATGCTGCAGTTCGACGGGGTCGTCAGGATGACGGATGCGATCGGAGGCGTGTCCGTCTGCCTCGCGACGCCCATCGTCGACGACAACGTCACGCCGGCACTCGATCTCACTGCCGGCACCCACGTGCTGCAGGGCGCGCAGGCCGCTGCCTTCCTCCGCACCCGCGACAGCGTCGGCTACGGCGGCGACACCGCCCGCATCAGCAACCAGCAGGTGTTCATGTCGGCCCTGATGCGGCAGATCGTGTCGAGCGGCACCCTGTCGAACCCGGTACGGCTCTACTCGCTCGCATCGGCCGCCCTGAAGAGCGTTCAGAAGTCGTCGACCCTCGATGTGCCGACGGTCGTCAAGATCGCCCTGGCCGTGAAGAGCATCGGGCTCGGCAACATCGTCTTCCTGCAGTATCCGACTGTGGCCGACCCGGCGGACAGCGCACACCTGCTGGCGGATCCCGACGGCGTCACGATCCTGAAGCACGCCCTGTCGACGAATCAGGCGATCCAGCTCTCGCCCGGCAGCCTCGGTCAGTCGGCGCGACTCGCGACCCCTGCACCCGCAGCAACCACCGCCCCCTCCCCTGCTTCTTCGGCGCCTTCGTCAACCGGGGCGTCGTCGGCATCAGCCGCCGTCCTGCCCGACACGTCGACCGGGCAGAGCGCGGCTCAAGAGACGTGCACCGGCAAGGGGGACTAGCGGCGCCCCCGGATCCTGGCATCCTGATCAGCAGGAGATTTCGAACGATCGGGGGCGACATGACACCGAACACACCCGAGGCGGGCCGCCGCCCGGTCGTGCTCGTGGCCGAGGACGACGACGACGTGCGCGAGACGACGGCCCTCGTGCTCGAGCGGCGCGGATTCGACGTCCGAGTCGCGCGCGACGGCCTCGAGGCGCTGTCGGCCTGCGTCGACGACGCGCCCGACATCGCGCTCCTCGACATCGCGATGCCCCGGATGAACGGCCTGGCGCTGACCCGTCGGCTCCGCGAGCTGGGCATCCCCGTCGTCCTCCTCTCGGCACGCGCACTGCCCTCCGACATCATCGGCGGGCTCGACCTCGGCGCCGACGACTACGTCACGAAGCCCTTCGACCCCGACATTCTGACGGCCCGCATCCGCTCGGTACTGCGCCGCTACAGCGAGCCCGCCACGGTCGACGAGACGTTCGGCGACTTCACCCTCGACCGCGACGCCATGGTCGTCCGCCGAGGTGCCGAGGCCGTGAGCCTCAGCCCGACCGAGCTGAAGCTGCTCATCGTGCTGCTCGACAACCGCGGCCTCGCGCTGAGCCGCGACCAGCTGGTCTCGATGGTCTGGGGCGACGAGGGCTGGGGCTACGGCCGCGTGGTCGACACGAACGTCCAGCGGCTGCGGAAGAAGCTCGACACGGCCGGCATCGAGACCGTGCGAGGCATCGGCTACCGGATGGACAGCGCGTGAGCACGTCGGCCCGCTGGTCCACCTCGCCGCCGACGCAGCCCGCCATCGCGTCGCGGGTGCCACTGTGGCAGTCGTTGCGCGCCCGCACGGCGGTCGCGTTCTCGCTGTTCACCATCGCGCTGATCCTGATATCGGGGGCCCTGTTCGCCAACGCCTCGCTCTCCGGCGCGCGTGATCAGCTGCGTGACGAGGCTGCGGGGCAGCTGCGGCTCGCCCTCGCCGGGCGCGCACTCGGCGGCTCGCTGCCCGCCAATGCGTCGCTGAATCCGGCCGTGCTTCCGGCCCCAGCCGCCCGGGCCCTCGACGACAAGTCGATCGTCACCTTCGACGACGGGCGCTTCATGTGGGCCGCCGAGAGGCTCGAGCCCGAGGCCGTGCTGTCGGTCAAGCTGTCCAACGCGCCCGTCGACCGGCAGTGGGCCGAGCTGCGCTCGACGTTCGTCATCGCCGGCATCGCGTCGGCCGTCGCTTCGATCGTGATCGGCTGGCTGATCGCCGGCAGCCTGACGCGCCGCCTGCGCCGGGTCGCGGGGTCGATCAACCAGGCCGTCGACGGCGAGATGGGCGCCCTGCCCGAGGGGCGTGACGAGGTGGCCGTCATCTCGCTCGGCATCGCGCGCTCGGCCGAGAACCTCCGCCTGCGGCTCGACCGCGAGCGAGCGTTCGCCGCCGACGTCGCGCACGATCTGAAGACACCGCTCACCGCTCTGGTCAGCGCGTCGTCGCTCCTCGACGAGAGCCCCGACAGCCAGCGGGTGCGGCACCAGATCCGACGCATGCAGACCCTGGTCGAAGACCTGCTCGAGCTGGGCCGGGCCGAGGCGGGCATCGACGCCGTCACCGTCGAGACGGTGCACCTGCCCACCCTCGTCCGCGACATCGTCGAGACCTCCCCGAGGCGCACGACTGCACCGTCGTCGTCGAGCACGACGGCTACGCGAGCGTCGACTCCCGGCGCCTCTCACGCGTGCTGGTCAATCTGCTCGCCAACGCGGCACGGCACGGCCGCCCGCCGATCGAGATCACCCTCGCGAGCTCGACGATCACGGTGCAGGATCACGGCGCCGGGTTCCCCGACGACATCCTGCAGGCGGGCCCGCAGCGCTTCGCCCGCCGCGGCGCGAGTGGCGGCGCCGGCCTCGGCCTCGCGATCGCCGTGCAGCACGCGACCGCCATGGGCCTCCAGCTCACCCTCCGCAACGCCGAGCGCGGAGGGGCCGTCGTCGAGATCGGGCTCGCGGCCGAGCAGGGGGCCTGACCCCGGGTCAGCGGCTGCCGCCGTAGGCCGCGGGCACCAGGTCGAGGCGGGCCTCACCGCTCTCGACGAGGTGCAGGACGGCGTCGGCGACCTGGTCGGGCGTGTCGAAGTCGGCACCCGACGTCATCGCTTCGGCGTCGGCGCGACCGGCCCGGATCGAGGTGAGGAACTCGGTGCTGGTGGCGAACGGGATGACCGTCGACACCGTGATGCCGGTGCCGTCGAGCTCGTTGCGAGCGATCGCCGAGAGTCGCTCGAGGGCGATCTTCGACGCGACGTAGCCACCCGTTCCCGGCACGTCGCCGAAAGTCGTGCCCGAGCTCACGTTCACGATGGCCCCGGCCTTCTGGCGACGCATGGCAGGCAGGACGGCCTGCATGGCCGCCAGAGGTGCGACGAGGTTGAGCTCGAGAACGGCGCGGAAGTCGTCGAGATCGATCTGCTCGACCGTGGCCTGTAGACCCTGGCCGGCGTTGTTCACGAGCACGTCGACGCGCCCGAACTCGTCGAGGGCCCGCTCGACGAGCGAGTCGAGGTCGGCTCGGTCGGTGACGTCGCAGCGCACGGCGACGGCGTGCGCGAGTTCGTCGGCGAGCGCCGTGATCCTGTCTTCGCGTCGAGCTGCCAGCACCACGCGGGCGCCGCGGACTGACGCGGCCCGAGCGGTGGCGGCACCGATGCCCGAGGATGCGCCGGTGATCACGATCACAGAATTGTCGATCTGCATTGCTGCTCCTTCCTGGCGGCCCGAGTGGACCGCTGGAGACATACGCTACGCCTGAGTAGCGTAAATCGACAGCCCGGGATACTCTTCTGACGTGAAGCCCTTGCCCCGCACCGACGCGACGAAGCCCGCCGTGGGGCGAACCGGCCGCCCGTTCGACCACTCGAGCGACGCGACGATCCTGGCCACCGCCCTCGACCTCGTCGGCGAGCGAGGGTACGACCGGCTCACGCTCGACGAGGTCGCGGCGCGCACGGGCAAGGCCAAGACGACGCTCTACCGGAGGTGGGCGACGAAGGAGGACCTCGCGCTGGCTGCCATCCGCTCGATCGGGCGGCCGCCCGAGGTCGATGCGCTGCCGGATCACGGGTCGCTCCGGTCGGATCTGATCGCGGTCGTGGATTCGACGTGGCTCGGTGGCTCCGAACGGCGCCTCGCGGTCTTCGCAGGGCTCGCGTCGGCCACTCGCAGCTCAGCGAGCCTGGGGGACGTCGTCCGCTCGGAGGTGACCGAACCGTACGTCGAGGTGTACCGGCGGATCTTGGAGCGCGCAGCCGAGCGAGGCGAGATCCTCGCGGGCATGATCGCGAAGATCCCCGTGGTCGCCGAGGTGGTCCCCGCGATGAGCACGCACCGCTTGAACGCCGTGGGCGAGACGGCTCCGCGCGACTTCTACGTCACCGTGATCGATGACATCGTGCTCCCGGCCCTCGGCGTCGCCTCCTGATCGCACGCACCTCTTGACAACGGCGCCTTGCCCTGGTTGGTTAGTTACACAGGTAATTAACCAACGAAGCGGGAGGGAGGGCGAATGATCGAAGAAGGCAAGCCGATCTTCGTCCAGATCGCCGAGCAGGTCGAGAACGACATCCTCGCCGGCGTCTACCCGCCCGAGACCCAGGTGCCGTCGACGAACGAGTTCGCCGCGTTCCATCGCATCAACCCGGCCACCGCCGGCAAGGGCGTGAACCGCCTCGTCGACGACGGCATTCTCTACAAGAAGCGCGGCATCGGCATGTTCGTCACGGCCGACGCCCGCGAGCGCCTCATGGCGCGCCGCCGCCAGTCGTTCCGCGACGAATTCGTCGCGCCGCTCCTTCGCGAGGCCGAAAATCTCGGTATCGGCCCCGACCAACTCACCGACATGATCCTCACGGAAGGCATCAGAGCATGACCGCACTGAGTCAGACCACCCCGGCTGTCACAGTCGAGGGCCTCACCCGCCGCTTCGGCTCGTTCACCGCAGTCGACGACGTCAGCTTCACCGTCGACTCCGACCGCATCTACGGCCTCCTCGGCCGCAACGGGGCCGGTAAGACCACCATCATGCAGCTGCTGACGGGGCAGGACTTCGCCTCCAGCGGCTCGGTCTCGGTATTCGGCGCGAGGCCGGTCGAGAACGCCGCGGTGCTGCGCAGCATCTGCTTCATCAAAGAGAGCCAGCGCTACCCCGAAGACTTCACCGCCGCGCACGTCTTCCGCAGCGCGCCGTGGTTCTTCGAGAACTGGGATGCCGACTTCGCCGAACGGCTGATCTCCGACTTCCGCGTGCCGCTCGGCCGGCGCATGAAGAAGCTGTCGCGTGGCCAGCTCTCGGCGGTGGGCGTGATCGTCGGCCTGGCCTCCCGGGCCCCGCTGACGTTCTTCGACGAGCCCTACCTCGGGCTCGACGCCGTGGCCCGGCAGATCTTCTACGACCGCCTGCTCGACGACTTCACGATGAACCCGCGCACGGTGATCCTGTCGACGCACCTGATCGACGAGGTGTCGAACATCCTCGAGCACGTCATCGTGATCGACGAGGGGCGGGTCGTGATCGACGACGACGCCGACTCGCTGCGCGGTGCCGCGACCGTGGTGGCGGGTGCCCGAGCCGCCGTCGACCGGTTCGCCGCGGGTCACCCCGTGCTGCATCGCGAGGGGCTGGGGGGCCTGGCCTCCATCACGGTCGAGTCGCTGACCCCGGCCGAGCGCATCGACGCCGTCGCGCAGGGGCTCGAGCTGTCGGGCGTCTCGCTGCAGCAGCTGATCGTGCAGAAGACGGGGGTCGATGCCGACCCCTCGCAGAACCGAGCCTTGGAGACGAGCGCATGACCACCATCGCAGCGGGCGCGGCCCGCCCCGTGCCCACCACCA
This window encodes:
- a CDS encoding TetR/AcrR family transcriptional regulator codes for the protein MKPLPRTDATKPAVGRTGRPFDHSSDATILATALDLVGERGYDRLTLDEVAARTGKAKTTLYRRWATKEDLALAAIRSIGRPPEVDALPDHGSLRSDLIAVVDSTWLGGSERRLAVFAGLASATRSSASLGDVVRSEVTEPYVEVYRRILERAAERGEILAGMIAKIPVVAEVVPAMSTHRLNAVGETAPRDFYVTVIDDIVLPALGVAS
- a CDS encoding GntR family transcriptional regulator, whose protein sequence is MIEEGKPIFVQIAEQVENDILAGVYPPETQVPSTNEFAAFHRINPATAGKGVNRLVDDGILYKKRGIGMFVTADARERLMARRRQSFRDEFVAPLLREAENLGIGPDQLTDMILTEGIRA
- a CDS encoding ABC transporter ATP-binding protein, coding for MTALSQTTPAVTVEGLTRRFGSFTAVDDVSFTVDSDRIYGLLGRNGAGKTTIMQLLTGQDFASSGSVSVFGARPVENAAVLRSICFIKESQRYPEDFTAAHVFRSAPWFFENWDADFAERLISDFRVPLGRRMKKLSRGQLSAVGVIVGLASRAPLTFFDEPYLGLDAVARQIFYDRLLDDFTMNPRTVILSTHLIDEVSNILEHVIVIDEGRVVIDDDADSLRGAATVVAGARAAVDRFAAGHPVLHREGLGGLASITVESLTPAERIDAVAQGLELSGVSLQQLIVQKTGVDADPSQNRALETSA